One genomic segment of Bdellovibrionales bacterium includes these proteins:
- a CDS encoding DegT/DnrJ/EryC1/StrS family aminotransferase, which translates to MRGISNPNIGLMKLAKEVESVWHLFPILFRDADARQNFIAFATDSGVQTGIHYPKLISEQTALDGRKQILSSLGMAEKFARTVLSFRFLLLKGCGGRSSD; encoded by the coding sequence ATGCGGGGAATTTCTAATCCAAATATTGGATTGATGAAACTCGCGAAAGAAGTGGAATCTGTCTGGCATCTCTTTCCCATATTGTTTCGAGATGCTGATGCTCGGCAAAATTTCATTGCCTTTGCGACAGACAGTGGCGTTCAGACGGGCATTCACTATCCAAAATTAATTTCGGAGCAAACGGCACTAGATGGGCGAAAACAAATTCTTTCTTCATTAGGGATGGCTGAAAAATTTGCCAGAACTGTTCTTTCATTCCGATTTCTCCTTCTTAAAGGATGCGGAGGTCGATCGAGTGATTGA
- a CDS encoding acetyltransferase, with protein sequence MKDLRLRCNGLTKNIIFWGGTGQSVVNREILRLFSSNLLAIFDDTPEIKSPFSDVALFHGSTFDGWIAQQAKRSEIGFVVSIGNPHGKARLNIAKRLKKCGLRPVTLVHPTACIAKNVKIGECAQIMAGAIIQPNVILGHSCIVNTKSSVDHDCELQDSTEVGPGATLCGNVLLKEGAWVGAGATILPRIAIGKNSVIGGGALVTKDVPENSVYAGVPARPMITKLKPT encoded by the coding sequence ATGAAAGATTTGCGTTTGCGCTGCAATGGTCTGACTAAAAATATAATTTTTTGGGGCGGAACGGGGCAAAGTGTTGTCAACAGGGAAATTCTGCGCCTTTTCTCCAGTAATTTACTGGCTATCTTTGATGACACTCCTGAAATTAAATCTCCTTTTTCAGATGTTGCTCTTTTCCATGGCAGCACGTTTGATGGGTGGATCGCTCAACAGGCTAAAAGGTCAGAAATCGGATTCGTAGTTTCAATCGGAAACCCTCATGGCAAGGCTCGCCTAAATATTGCTAAACGGCTGAAAAAATGTGGATTGCGCCCAGTTACCCTGGTGCACCCTACGGCTTGTATTGCGAAAAATGTTAAGATCGGAGAATGTGCTCAAATTATGGCGGGCGCGATAATTCAACCTAATGTCATACTCGGACACTCGTGTATTGTAAACACCAAGTCTAGTGTAGACCATGATTGCGAACTTCAAGACTCTACCGAAGTTGGTCCAGGTGCGACCTTATGTGGTAATGTCCTTCTGAAGGAAGGTGCGTGGGTGGGCGCTGGCGCCACAATACTACCAAGAATAGCTATCGGGAAAAACTCAGTTATTGGCGGCGGGGCACTTGTAACCAAAGATGTTCCTGAAAATTCTGTCTATGCCGGAGTTCCCGCAAGACCTATGATTACAAAATTAAAACCCACCTAA